Within the candidate division KSB1 bacterium genome, the region GCGAATAACGTGCAATGGACTCTGAATCTAAGCCGGCCTTCCGATTTGGCCAGGGTGGTCAATATCGGCCAGGGCGACATCTTCTTGCGTGAAGTCCCCACCAGCATCATTGGACAGAAGACCGCGGGCTTCATGGGCTGGATCCCCGTCGTTTGGCGGCAACTGGGACTGGGCTTCCAGATCATGTTCGTATTTCTGGCGGTCGCCCTCGCGGCCGCTCTGGTCGGTGTGGGAGCTCAGGGGAATCGCTCGTGGCTGAGTGAGCCCGTCCCTTGGATCAGACTTCCCCTCTATGCGGTGAAGGGGCTGATCGGCTCCGTGAAACGTTGTTTCGCACGCAGGAAATCGGACGCGGCGAACTCCCCGGGACTCACAGGTCTTCATCCGATCGACAGGAGTAGTCCCCAGGCGCTTCGGATCCGCACGCTGTGGGAGTGGGTCATACATCGCTCTCACCTGGAGAGCAGCTACCTGCCGCCATTAGGTCAAGACACAATTGACATCCTTCGCGACCTTATCGGACTGGCCGAGAGGGTGATTGCGGGCCAAGCTTCCACCGAAGATCTTGAACGGGCGATCAAGGGATCAGGGTTGGTTGGGGCTGGAGGTCCCGCGGATGCGCAACAACCATCGATTGTGACGGAGAATGACATCTACGTGCCTGGAACGGCTACTTTGCGCCCGGTGAAGGAGATCAAGAAGTTGCTCGAGGAGCTCGAGGAGTGGGCAAAGCTGTACCGGGACTTCTGCAACCGACCCTCCGCGCTGAATGCCGCGGACAAGGGCACGCTGCATGATTTGACATGGGAGCACTGGTGTTCGCCTGCGTTGGAGGAAGCCCTGGCTCTGGCCCAGAACAGCGCGCGGGCCGGCGTAGACGTTTTCCGGATCTTCGAGGCGGGTCTCCTGAATCATCGAGCGAACCGCAACAATTGGTGGACCTCACAGGAGGTCGACCGTGCGGTGGACCGGGTGTTGGGTGAAATCCTGGATGCCCGCAGATCAACGCTGGACGCCCTGTGGGCGGTCGGGGCCATTGCTCCTCTTGTCGGGCTTTTCGGAACGGTGTGGGGTATCAGCCGCGCGTTTGCCAAAGTGCAGGCCATCAGAGAGCTCGAATTGCGGATCGCCAAGCTCGCGGGCGACATCAACGTGGCCCTGTCCACCACGATCGTGGGACTGATCCTGGCGATCATTTCGTTCCTGGCCTACTACTGGCTGCGGGATCGAATTGAGAGGAAGGCGGCTGAGGTCGCAGACTACTTCACCGCCATCACGAACCAGCTCTGACCACGCAAGGAAGCCTGCCTTCGGGCCCTGGCTTGTACAGGGAGGCCATACCATGGGTGCCTATGCGAGATATCGCATCGCGGGGACGGCCGTTTGCGGGTGCGCCATGCTTGCCCTGGTTACCGTGGCCGGAGCCCAAGTCCCGGAAGCCAGAGCGGTTCACGAAGTGATCGTCCACGTTGCGTCTCCCTACCTCAGCCCGGACGGCCGGTACCTGGTGTTCAGCAGTCGGGCCTGGCAGGTGTCCAACCGGGCTGAGCTCGAAAGTGGGCGCGCACTGGAGCTCGAATATGAGGACCTCGTGGGGACTGGGGTCTCCCTTGGGTTGCGCTACACGGTCAGGGCGGGTGAAAGGATCATCGCCAGCGGCTTGACCAAGGCGGGGGAGCAGGATACCGTCTGGCTCCCGGCGAAGATCGGTTGGAAGGTTCCTATCCGTATCGACCTTGTCGCTGCGGAGGAAGGCTGGACGGACGTTACCGCCCAGATCAACCAGCTCCTCCGGTACGAGGAAGGTAAAGGCTTTGGGACTGCCACTGTGCAGTTAGTGAAGCGGTGGCGTCCGCTGGACTGGATGTACCTCGACACCCTCGTGGAATGGTTCGCGGCAAGTCTTTCACGCGGCGGCCTCATCTCTTGGATCTTGCTCTTGTTGATCTTTCCCTACGGGCTTGCCTTAGCAATCTATCACCTCGTGCGCTTGT harbors:
- a CDS encoding MotA/TolQ/ExbB proton channel family protein, whose protein sequence is MKRLLPAGMAFAWLVFFGSEAGGAVEYKYFRIDADRCPQLRVLDFEELLQATGNVGGRVVVRSYIDTTGTVYRTDVVTSAERSGPDAFWTLVQDVLRTWCYSQGALSADSYLDYLVVVNPQDAGGGGRVEIGANGLRLRRANNVQWTLNLSRPSDLARVVNIGQGDIFLREVPTSIIGQKTAGFMGWIPVVWRQLGLGFQIMFVFLAVALAAALVGVGAQGNRSWLSEPVPWIRLPLYAVKGLIGSVKRCFARRKSDAANSPGLTGLHPIDRSSPQALRIRTLWEWVIHRSHLESSYLPPLGQDTIDILRDLIGLAERVIAGQASTEDLERAIKGSGLVGAGGPADAQQPSIVTENDIYVPGTATLRPVKEIKKLLEELEEWAKLYRDFCNRPSALNAADKGTLHDLTWEHWCSPALEEALALAQNSARAGVDVFRIFEAGLLNHRANRNNWWTSQEVDRAVDRVLGEILDARRSTLDALWAVGAIAPLVGLFGTVWGISRAFAKVQAIRELELRIAKLAGDINVALSTTIVGLILAIISFLAYYWLRDRIERKAAEVADYFTAITNQL
- a CDS encoding MotA/TolQ/ExbB proton channel family protein; protein product: MGAYARYRIAGTAVCGCAMLALVTVAGAQVPEARAVHEVIVHVASPYLSPDGRYLVFSSRAWQVSNRAELESGRALELEYEDLVGTGVSLGLRYTVRAGERIIASGLTKAGEQDTVWLPAKIGWKVPIRIDLVAAEEGWTDVTAQINQLLRYEEGKGFGTATVQLVKRWRPLDWMYLDTLVEWFAASLSRGGLISWILLLLIFPYGLALAIYHLVRLYLSPFWSMNRIRSHPNVPFRAGHCAVDELVARMPAQFQALLDQEAPQQLPLTSMRAFWRIWNSRERDLWDRMRGVVPHSPRGRDSRIQAAFLSMDFIWGLGVLAPLFGLLGTVMGMSLAFGEANTGVVTLGSLTQVEGGGAASQSRMIEVIAKLGGGINEALYTTVDGLIVGISLMLLYYICERRVRHIGSELATVSNAIWNPVLRQVRVTQ